In the Purpureocillium takamizusanense chromosome 5, complete sequence genome, one interval contains:
- a CDS encoding uncharacterized protein (COG:S~EggNog:ENOG503NVMS) has translation MDDHPLDEPPFLSPGSLSVFDEYSSNPRFIELQEELRCVLFAGVSSHDPSKSATPELPESGADGGLDHRRPSQAFDFSRVSIPKARLISYFKNWIVECSPYLDKFDDDRHFGIHVPLLAQTSPPLFHAMLAFSARQMDLRKASPDAGYDSLELYQESIRLLAPGLQAKDPNMLVTACILAVLELMSGSPKNWRRHIEGCASLFEFFAVTGFSGGLLQAVFWCYARMELCGAIISGGASSTVLPLDKWIPPLPEGVTSNDAADDFSKGIFYQSGRDTPGMHANWAVYLCAKACDLMCRRTRHLELQEPDDRDTRPFIDQWTRLWDDLQFWLKVRPEAMLPLAVGDPGDDLQVFPTILFTHWAAISANQLYHAACIIMLEMRPAEASLPSPQSSALWHARRVCGISWTNPHRGNLINAIQPLYLAGRLLTHPSEHLEVARLFKIIDRTTGWGALWRLRDLEAEWGYAPGEILAAI, from the coding sequence ATGGACGATCATcccctcgacgagccgccctTTCTCTCCCCGGGCTCGCTCTCCGTCTTCGACGAGTACTCGTCCAACCCGCGCTTCATCGAGCTGCAAGAAGAGCTGCGATGCGTCCTCTTCGCCGGCGTGTCGAGCCACGACCCCAGCAAGAGCGCCACTCCCGAGCTGCCGGAaagcggcgccgacggcggcctcgatcATCGGCGACCCAGCCAGGCCTTTGACTTTTCGCGCGTCTCCATCCCCAAGGCCCGTCTAATCAGCTACTTCAAGAACTGGATCGTCGAGTGCTCGCCATATCTCGACAAGTTCGATGACGACCGCCACTTCGGCATCCACGTGCCGTTGCTCgcgcagacgtcgccgcccctctTCCACGCCATGTTGGCCTTTTCGGCGCGCCAGATGGACCTCCGCAAGGCCAGCCCCGACGCCGGCTACGACAGTCTGGAGCTGTACCAAGAGTCGATTCGCTTGCTCGCGCCGGGTCTGCAGGCCAAGGACCCCAATATGCTCGTCACCGCCTgcatcctcgccgtgctcgagcTCATGTCCGGCAGTCCCAAGAACTGGCGGCGACACATCGAGGGCTGCGCCTCGCTGTTTGAGTTCTTTGCCGTGACCGGCTTCTCCGGTGGTCTGTTGCAGGCCGTGTTTTGGTGCTATGCCCGCATGGAGCTGTGCGGTGCCATTATCTCGGGAGGCGCCTCGAGCACCGTCTTGCCCCTCGACAAGTGGATTCCGCCACTGCCCGAAGGCGTCACAtccaacgacgccgccgacgacttcTCCAAAGGCATCTTCTATCAGAGCGGCCGTGACACGCCGGGGATGCACGCCAACTGGGCCGTGTATCTCTGTGCGAAAGCTTGTGACCTCATGTGCCGCCGCACGCGCCACCTCGAGCTCCAGGAACCCGACGATCGCGACACGCGCCCCTTTATCGACCAGTGGACCCGGCTCTGGGACGACTTGCAGTTTTGGCTCAAGGTGCGCCCCGAGGCCATGTTGCCTCTGGCCGTGGGAGACCCTGGCGACGACCTGCAGGTGTTCCCCACGATCCTCTTTACGCACTGGGCGGCCATCTCGGCCAACCAGCTATACCACGCGGCATGCATCATCATGCTCGAGATGCGCCCCGCCGAggcgtcgctgccctcgccgcagaGCTCCGCGCTGTGGCATGCGCGCCGCGTGTGCGGCATCTCGTGGACGAACCCACACCGTGGGAAcctcatcaacgccatccaGCCGCTCTACCTCGCGGGCAGGCTGCTGACCCATCCgagcgagcacctcgaggtGGCTAGACTCTT